From Ochotona princeps isolate mOchPri1 chromosome X, mOchPri1.hap1, whole genome shotgun sequence, one genomic window encodes:
- the LOC131478502 gene encoding uncharacterized protein CXorf49-like: MSSPGKKPSVGHRTGTGSKRKGQAGSDGPGARWERELALDSGLLGFGEGKGQGQDQARSGREARRSAPQALQWPLKSEFGPEPEPAMMQAGATGFNACEGWPSIAVPEREGPLGSLSVFLEAHAALVQPQSRRGYRAIRRSPSPRSRAAAEPAIWLPDEPGPSCRGAMGGGYERLLEASAVPWLESLPREGGLSYRSARPQVSSRTDVLRACGGGLMGLPSDPDPYDELRGTQTGRASTNRKRGRQAKGSDLAQPTESPTYSVSPGSEDCPHVSSPLSTSALWGRDSAIEGQVLGESGPSSLKKLKVWLSGKVRGKPSTLRGAGGAGGTEVLPQAVPRTQLSLGKECLESAPEAVLGTALAPQKQRQALMDPATTPPVTGISLLGKPGTSSWLPREPKQSKQGSPQKKPGATRQTQPVTRGALDSNRDADPRVELPAHRYVHHGGFSSGDCDIQDPQVAANFQPLASSQGSVTARGPVISGDQEPCVHRQIPELPELTPESEGCLRCVVL, from the exons ATGAGCTCCCCCGGAAAAAAACCGAGTGTTGGTCACCGCACGGGCACGGGTTCCAAGAGGAAGGGCCAGGCCGGCTCTGACGGCCCTGGAGCCCGCTGGGAGCGGGAGCTAGCGTTGGATTCCGGGCTGTTAGGATTCGGTGAGGGTAAAGGCCAGGGCCAAGACCAGGCGAGGAGCGGCAGGGAGGCGAGGCGCTCAGCCCCGCAGGCCCTCCAGTGGCCACTGAAGTCGGAATTCgggccagagccagagccggCCATGATGCAGGCAGGGGCGACGGGCTTTAACGCCTGTGAAGGTTGGCCTAGTATTGCTGTCCCTGAGAGGGAGGGCCCTTTGGGGTCGCTGTCCGTTTTTCTTGAGGCGCATGCGGCCCTAGTGCAGCCACAGAGTCGCCGGGGTTACAGAGCTATTCGCAGATCCCCGAGCCCAAGAAGCCGTGCTGCGGCAGAGCCCGCCATTTGGCTGCCTGATGAGCCGGGCCCCAGCTGCAGAGGTGCGATGGGCGGGGGTTATGAGAGGTTGCTGGAGGCTTCTGCGGTCCCGTGGCTCGAGAGTCTCCCCAGGGAAGGAGGCCTCAGCTACAGAAGTGCAAGGCCTCAGGTGAGCAGCAGAACCGATGTCCTGCGAGCCTGTGGGGGAGGCCTCATGGGGCTGCCTTCTGACCCCGACCCCTACGATGAGCTCAGGGGCACGCAGACAGGGAGGGCAAGCACCAATCGGAAACGAGGTAGGCAGGCCAAGGGCAGCGACCTTGCGCAGCCCACAGAAAGCCCTACTTACTCTGTTTCCCCGGGCAGTGAGGATTGCCCTCATGTTTCAAGCCCTCTCTCGACCTCTGCCCTTTGGGGTCGCGATAGTGCCATTGAGGGGCAGGTCCTGGGAGAGTCAGGGCCCTCTTCCCTGAAGAAACTTAAGGTTTGGCTCTCTGGGAAGGTTAGGGGCAAGCCTAGTACCCTCAGGGGTGCTGGTGGTGCAGGTGGTACAGAAGTCCTTCCTCAGGCGGTTCCTAGGACACAGTTATCCCTAGGGAAGGAATGTCTAGAGAGTGCCCCTGAAGCTGTCTTGGGGACAGCCCTTGCAcctcagaagcagagacaagctCTCATGGATCCAGCCACCACCCCTCCTGTGACTGGGATTtcactgcttgggaagcctggcaCATCCTCCTGGCTTCCTCGGGAACCCAAACAGTCCAAGCAGGGCTCCCCTCAGAAGAAACCTGGGGCCACGAGGCAGACCCAGCCTGTGACTAGAGGAGCCTTGGACTCAAACAGAGATGCAGACCCTAGGGTCGAA cttccagCTCACAGGTACGTTCATCATGGAGGATTCAGCAGTGGGGACTGTGACATCCAAGACCCACAAGTTGCAGCAAACTTCCAGCCTTTGGCCTCAAGCCAAGGAAGTGTCACAGCCAGAGGCCCGGTGATCTCTG GTGACCAGGAACCATGTGTTCATCGACAGATACCAGAACTGCCAGAATTGACACCTGAATCAGAGGGCTGTCTTCGG TGTGTTGTGCTGTGA